The DNA sequence AGGAGGGAATCGGAGGGGAAGGATTTGGGCAAACCTTCCTCTGATTCCCAGGGTGATGGGTTACCCCCCAATAAGATCGCCCAAAAATGTGTCCAAAATAATGGGTGCACTTCAAAACTATAGAGATTTGTCAGAAAGGGAGGTGTCCATCGAAAATGCCGAGATTCATTGATCCAAATTCACCTTCTGTTAAGGTTAAATCAAATACATTATCCGATCCTACTATAGAGGTTGTAGGTATAATCTTCACGGGCGCTCCAGGTGCAATAAATTATCATCCGCTGTACGATCGACAACCTAAACCGGGTTATCCCAGCGGATTAAACATTGATCCACCTCAGTGGCTTAAGAGCCCATCGAAGAACGAGCCGATAGCTTATACCAGAAACACCGTGATGACGGTCAAGGCGGACATCAGTGGGACATATGACACTCCTATCTGGGTGAGGATTACGCCATCTGGAGTGTTGACGTCGGACAATACTTCTATTAACTTTTCTCCTTCCAGTAGGATCATCCAGGTAACTGACTGGGGGGTTGAAGATTACGATAACCTTATCTTTTCTTCCAGCGCTTTACCTAACGAAATACGACTTGATTCACTGAGTATCAGTTGGAGCCTTCAGTATGGGTATTCCTCGGATGGACCATGGTATGATGTAGGGAGTCAGGTAACCGAGCACCAGATCTATGTCACCTATGATCGTCCATATTATCTCTTCTCGCCTTTTTACCGTCCTTGGAAGCAGGTTCTGTACACCGCATGTCATTACGCCAATGGCGCAACCACCACCTCTCAAGCTTCCTGTATGGTTGCATCAGGAATTTACAATTCTCTACAATTTTCCTATCGTAGTTGGGATTCTCATTCGGAATTTGACAATTCCAAGTTTGAGCTATGGAAAATGCTCAGTGCAGGATGGATGGATTGCATGGATGGGTCCAACTACTACACCGTGATGATGCGTTGGCTTGGAATCCCAGCCAACCAGGTGAAAATAGATGAGAACATGCAGGGGTTTTATTACAAAGAACTTCGTCCCATCTCCACTTCTCCTGATCTTGACGCGGGATGGCAAACTGGATATTGGAATTTCCATCAAGTCGGTATCCTCACCAATATATATGATCCAGTTATCATGGTGGATCGGACGGGAACTCCAAGGGTGCCGGCGAATATGGACATGCCTACTTACAAGGGATATGTCTTCGCCTCAGGAACTTTTGAATGGGGGACGAGTGCCCTTGTATCTAGTGTATACTGATGTCAAGAAGATGAAAAGTTGGAACTACTTGCAGAGATTTATCTTGATAATTCTCCTTATGGTATTTATGATATCTTGTGGGTATATGTACAGAGGAGGTGAAACCAAGATGTACGTCACAAGGCTTGATTCTATCATCCTGACAGAGGATGATCTGCCGAATTTAAAGTTAACTCAAGCCGTTCCAATTAGAGGAGCGTGGAAGGAACCTCCTTGCTTGGCGGGGTTTCACCAGTATTGGGATGGCAATAAAGAGGAAGAACATATTGGTGTTCGTTACTGGTTATTTGACACTATTCGCAATGCACAAAAGGCGGCGGATAAATGGAGGTTTGCCATTGCTCAGGGCGCTGTTATTATTGATGGCAAGCCGGATTCGATCTACCAGCCTGAGACGGACCCAAATGCCATAATCGGTGATAAAACCTGGCGGGCATACGATTGTATCTGGTTTGTCAAAGCCAATGTTCTAGTTCATGTCTCAGGTCAAAGTCTTATTGACCAGCTTTCCTTCACAAGAATGGTTGCTCGGAAGATCGAAGCAAAGATCTCCGCTGAGTTAAACAAACCATGAAGGCGAAAATCCTTTGGATGAGCGATTCACCCACCACTTTCACGGGATTCGCGACTGTAACGAAAGAGCTGTTGGGTCGACTAGCTCGTTTGGATAAATATCACATCGCCTGTATCGGATGGGGATATGATGGATGGCCTTATGACCGAAGCTTGTTCCCTTACGATATCTATCCCTCAGCGATAGGTCAATTTGGTAGGGATGTTCTCCCCAGGGTTATTCGCGATTTCCAGCCGGATATCCTGATCACCTTGGCAGACCTTTGGATGATCAGCTGGATTCCTAATATGCCTGAGAGGCAGAGTGTCCAATATTGGGGATATATCCCCATTGACGGAGAACCACTACATCCTTCATGGAATCGGATCATTAAGGATATGGATGTAGTTATCACCTGTTCCAAGTATGGTCAGCAATTAGTCGAGCGAACTATTCCAAGTGTCAAAGTTGAGATGATCTATCATGGGGTGGACACGGAGGTGTTCAAGCCGCTTACAGATAAGGAATCCCTTAGAAAACGATATGGATTAGAAAATCAATTTATCGTCGGCTGTGTCGCAAGGAACCAACCCCGCAAACAGCTCCCTATTTTGATCAAAGCCTTCGCCAGATTTTGCCAGGACAAGGATGATGCCTTGCTCTATCTGCACACTGATCCGAATGATGTCGGGTGGGATATCTTGGATCTGCTGAGGCGGTATGGTCTAGATGATAAATCCTGTATCACTAAAGATGCCACTGTCCTCCGAGGTGTCAGCAAGCAACAACTTAACGAGATTTATAACCTCTTCGATGTTATGGTCCTCCCCAGCGCAGGAGAAGGATTTGGTCTACCTATTATCGAAGCAATGGCTGCTGGTGTCCCAGTCATCGCAACAGGGTATAGCGCTTGTGTTGAGCTTGTTGAAGGACGAGGTGGACTGATTAAAGTAAAGGAGTTCCTGACTTTAGGTCGGCATAATATCGAGCAAGCAATAGCGGATGTCGATGATTTGGTTGACAAGTTAAATTTATTGTATGATAATGCGGACCTAAGAGAGCAATATAGCCGTCGTGGATTAGAATTCGCCCAAACACTGGACTGGAACAGAATTGTTGAAAAGTGGAATGCTTTGCTGGCATCGAGGATCATAGCCAAGAAGTCCTTGTTCTCTTCATAGCTTCAAGGCTCCTTACGCCTCATCCCTCTTATCACCCTCGCCGTCTCCCGCGCAACGATTAACTCCTCATTGGTCGGGACGACGAGGACTTTGACGGGACTATCATCGGCTGAGATCTCAGCCTCCACTCCCACGGCCGCTAGATTTTTATCGTCATCCAATCTGATGCCCATGAACTCCAGCCCGTTACATATAGCCGCTCGACTCGATGGGCTCTTCTCGCCTATCCCCCCTGTAAATGCGACCACATCCACCCCGCCTAAGATAGCCGCGTAGGCGCCGATGTATTTTTTGACGCCGTAGTAATAGGTATCCATCGCCAGCCTGGCGTTCTCGTTCCCCTGAGAGGCGGCCTCCATGAGATCGCGCATATCACCGCTGACGCCGGATATCCCCTTCAATCCCGCGTCGCTGATCAAAATCTGCCTTATCTGATCGGTTGTCAGGTTTTCCCTGTCCATGATATACGGGATGATGAACGGATCGAGATCGCCGCACCTTGTCGACTGAAGCAGGCCGCACTGGGCCGAAAATCCCATGCTCGTATCGACCGATCTGCCATACTTTATAGCGCATAAGGATGAGCTTCCCCCCAGATGACAGGATATGATCTTGATCTTTTCAGGCGAAACGCCCAGAATCTGAGGAACTCGCTGGGAGATATATCTGTGAGAGGCCCCGTGGAATCCGTATCTCCTGATCCCATATCTCTCGACCCACCTCCTGGGGATTCCGAACTCACGGGCGTAATCCGGGATCGTCTCATGGAACCAGGTCTCGAAGACTCCGACGAGCGGTTTGCCGGGTAGGAGCTTTTGAAAAGCCCTTATGGCGGCGATATATGGGGGATTATGGGCCGGCACCAGTGGCGTGTACTCCTCCATCGCCTCGATCACCTCCTCGGTGATCAGGGCTGAGCGCGTGATCCCCCTGGCAAAAACCGTTTTGAACCCCACCCCGGCGAGCTCCGAGAGATCGGATAGAACACCTCTCTCCCCGTCCACCAACAGATCGATCACAAGCTCGATGGCGGCGAGATGATCCGGTGCATCGAGTTCACCTTCCACCTTCACGCCTTTATCGGGAACGAGGTGGGTGTATAGCGAAGGAGGATTACCTATCCGTTCGACGACCCCTTTCGTGAGCGACTTTTCGGTATCGACGTCGATGATCTGATATTTAAAGGATGTGCTGCCGACGTTCGCACAGAGTATCAGCACGGCATACCTCCATAACGCCGAAGTGATCTCGCGGATTATTTTAACACAACGCCCTCTTTTGTCAAGTTCCCTGCTTTCTCAGTCGTATTCCCTCGATCTCAGATCAATGGGCTGATATTGACCACATTAAACGATATCCCAATTTCGATCGTCAAAAGATTAAGGCTAATTTGGATGAGGTGAAACATGAGGATCGACCGTCTCAAAGCGTTGGTTTTTATGTCTTTTGTCCTGTATATCTCAACGGCTGCCTCACAGCCAATCGCCGGTCGAACTCAGGGAAACGATTCATATCAGGTGATAATAAAGAATAACCTATTCAGACCTCTGGGATGGTATCCCAAGCCGCAGAAGACCTCCTATCAACTGCTCGGTACGGTGATCGGTCCCGGCGATCAAGCTAAAGCGTTGATAAAGATGGGAGATAAGACCGTCTATGTTAAAGTGGGTGAGCAAATCGGGGGAGCTGTGCTGAAGGAGGTTCATGAGAAAAGGGCCGTTTTGGAGAAGGAGGGGAAGCTCATCGAGTTGAGAATCGAACAGC is a window from the Candidatus Poribacteria bacterium genome containing:
- a CDS encoding glycosyltransferase family 4 protein → MKAKILWMSDSPTTFTGFATVTKELLGRLARLDKYHIACIGWGYDGWPYDRSLFPYDIYPSAIGQFGRDVLPRVIRDFQPDILITLADLWMISWIPNMPERQSVQYWGYIPIDGEPLHPSWNRIIKDMDVVITCSKYGQQLVERTIPSVKVEMIYHGVDTEVFKPLTDKESLRKRYGLENQFIVGCVARNQPRKQLPILIKAFARFCQDKDDALLYLHTDPNDVGWDILDLLRRYGLDDKSCITKDATVLRGVSKQQLNEIYNLFDVMVLPSAGEGFGLPIIEAMAAGVPVIATGYSACVELVEGRGGLIKVKEFLTLGRHNIEQAIADVDDLVDKLNLLYDNADLREQYSRRGLEFAQTLDWNRIVEKWNALLASRIIAKKSLFSS
- a CDS encoding acetate kinase — protein: MLILCANVGSTSFKYQIIDVDTEKSLTKGVVERIGNPPSLYTHLVPDKGVKVEGELDAPDHLAAIELVIDLLVDGERGVLSDLSELAGVGFKTVFARGITRSALITEEVIEAMEEYTPLVPAHNPPYIAAIRAFQKLLPGKPLVGVFETWFHETIPDYAREFGIPRRWVERYGIRRYGFHGASHRYISQRVPQILGVSPEKIKIISCHLGGSSSLCAIKYGRSVDTSMGFSAQCGLLQSTRCGDLDPFIIPYIMDRENLTTDQIRQILISDAGLKGISGVSGDMRDLMEAASQGNENARLAMDTYYYGVKKYIGAYAAILGGVDVVAFTGGIGEKSPSSRAAICNGLEFMGIRLDDDKNLAAVGVEAEISADDSPVKVLVVPTNEELIVARETARVIRGMRRKEP